The proteins below are encoded in one region of Saccopteryx leptura isolate mSacLep1 chromosome 1, mSacLep1_pri_phased_curated, whole genome shotgun sequence:
- the GGPS1 gene encoding geranylgeranyl pyrophosphate synthase isoform X3: MLHNASLLIDDIEDNSKLRRGFPVAHSIYGIPSVINSANYVYFLGLEKVLTLDHPDAVKLFTRQLLELHQGQGLDIYWRDNYTCPTEEEYKAMVLQKTGGLFGLAVGLMQLFSDYKEDLKPLLDTLGLFFQIRDDYANLHSKEYNENKSFCEDLTEGKFSFPTIHAIWLRPESTQVQNILRQRTENIDIKKYCVHYLENVGSFEYTRNTLKELESKAYKQIDALGGNPELVGLIKHLSKMFKEEDE, translated from the coding sequence ATGTTACATAATGCCAGTTTACTTATTGATGATATTGAAGACAACTCAAAACTCCGGCGTGGCTTTCCAGTGGCTCACAGCATCTACGGGATTCCATCTGTCATCAATTCTGccaattatgtttattttcttggctTAGAGAAAGTCTTAACCCTTGATCATCCAGATGCAGTAAAGCTTTTTACACGCCAGCTTTTGGAGCTCCATCAGGGACAAGGCCTAGATATTTATTGGAGAGATAACTACACTTGTCCCACGGAAGAAGAATATAAAGCTATGGTGCTGCAGAAGACAGGGGGTCTCTTTGGATTAGCAGTAGGTCTCATGCAGTTGTTCTCTGATTACAAAGAAGATTTAAAGCCACTACTTGATacacttggtttgttttttcaaattagaGATGATTATGCTAATCTACACTCCAAAgaatataatgaaaacaaaagcttTTGTGAAGATCTAACAGAGGGGAAGTTCTCATTCCCTACTATTCATGCTATCTGGTTGAGGCCTGAAAGCACCCAGGTGCAGAATATCTTGCGCCAGAGAACCGAAAacatagatattaaaaaatactgtGTCCATTATCTTGAGAATGTAGGTTCTTTTGAATACACTCGGAATACTCTTAAAGAGCTTGAATCTAAAGCCTATAAACAAATTGATGCGCTTGGTGGGAACCCTGAGCTAGTAGGTCTAATAAAGCACTTAAGTAAGATGTTTAAAGAAGAGGATGAATAA